The following coding sequences lie in one Mercenaria mercenaria strain notata chromosome 5, MADL_Memer_1, whole genome shotgun sequence genomic window:
- the LOC123557853 gene encoding patched domain-containing protein 3-like codes for MDCKETFKAFFGKFAFYIAIHSWKVCITSFLLNGLLGLGMLKLPGKNLLNNDIEEVYMPRETKTQETEQFILSIFPDLSSSDFYSHQVVKQPLYVELIFWRKNKQSLINGSLYHDLTSLMQYVKNITVQSANGTAFDFTDLCALRNDKCVIDGEDTINKLSECTDGLLPLNKFNFENNTILENPLFQFADYKVVNDTLVKATYLKVRLNLRQDTTLFAQLSKHWMDRFITHMKQFSEQWQSRDLSFTFAHSKSFFAELGNDTYTDIPYFSFVFTIYFFYIGFVMSGGNILAKRANIGRMGIIVTPTSVLGAWGLLMACEVEFTNTIGIVPLFIVEHQIINTMITLSHLSDVNDKPDAKQRLEYAVKMSAIPITTTMLCYAVPFAVAIFSRFYALELVGTYVVATMLFNYVNHFVFYTACLAIHEQRIDAGRHCCICTKLRPREELEGRSCCIICCCSGNRPENRSDTESSIEKIFRKAMLRFLLTTASKSISLISYISLVAFSLWGLVYYKVDVIQRNEVLSSSYFYSWNEKMSSVYQRESIIQFVTIHPRGYVTDRVTISKLERQLQSQSFLNAQLLMSWGDLYDNSSYANYTSELALSLLVRNKFIPQNIEFSHDILFERNNSKISASRFYIKTKDISSTLSEISLKKELFDLVDAVDDYQKDIYDDLDEHTLPFSVKDKFVSLHSPDFIFTDAWKQPLWEFLIFTGVQLGLLLFLLFVLKPTLSSPFFIALAYLSMVCFLFGISHFLGTYLTQVSSIIYMLAGCVFIEVVVHTFYSYFQAEGVSKAMRVNAVVSTTTQTLFHAILGQLLGLLVLFVVKSYVFVTVFRIALLTTAIGIMFSILWIPVLLSYFGPSGIDAKSEILDRYKTNQSSVSFGDITINKQTGVDNPAFLQN; via the exons ATGGATTGCAAGGAGACTTTCAAAGCTTTCTTTGGAAAATTTGCGTTCTATATCGCCATACATTCTTGGAAAGTGTGCATCACCAGCTTTCTACTCAATGGTTTATTGGGACTTGGAATGCTAAAATTGCCTGGCAAGAACCTCCTCAATAACGATATTGAAGAAGTCTACATGCCAAGAGAAACGAAAACGCAGGAAACGGAGCAGTTTATACTAAGTATATTTCCGGATTTAAGCAGTTCAGACTTTTATTCACATCAGGTTGTTAAACAGCCGTTGTATGTAGAACTGATTTTCTGGAGGAAAAACAAGCAAAGTCTTATTAATGGCTCGTTATACCACGATTTAACTTCGTTAATGcaatatgtcaaaaatattaccgTGCAATCTGCAAATGGAACTGCTTTCGATTTCACCGATTTATGTGCCTTAAGGAATGACAAATGCGTCATTGATGGAGAAGATACCATCAATAAATTGAGCGAGTGTACAGATGGACTATTACCATTGAACAAATTTAACTTTGAAAACAATACTATTCTGGAAAATCCGTTATTTCAGTTTGCAGATTACAAGGTTGTGAACGATACTCTCGTAAAAGCAACGTATTTGAAAGTCCGTTTAAACCTTCGCCAAGACACTACATTATTTGCACAGCTTTCCAAACACTGGATGGATCGTTTCATAACTCACATGAAACAATTCTCGGAACAATGGCAAAGCAGAGATCTCTCATTTACATTCGCACACTCAAAATCATTTTTTGCGGAGCTAGGAAACGATACATATACAGATATACCGTACTTTTCATTCGTGTTCACTATCTATTTCTTTTACATTGGGTTCGTTATGTCTGGCGGAAATATTCTTGCGAAGAGGGCCAACATCGGTAGAATGGGAATCATCGTTACACCAACCAGTGTGCTTGGTGCATGGGGTCTGCTAATGGCATGTGAGGTCGAATTTACAAATACAATAGGCATTGTTCCACTCTTTATTGTAG AACATCAAATCATCAACACAATGATAACTCTTTCGCACCTGTCTGACGTAAATGACAAACCCGATGCCAAACAGCGTTTAGAATATGCTGTAAAAATGTCAGCTATTCCCATAACTACAACAATGTTGTGCTATGCTGTCCCGTTTGCTGTGGCAATTTTTTCAAGGTTTTACGCTCTGGAGCTCGTAGGTACTTACGTAG TGGCTACCATGTTGTTCAACTACGTCaaccattttgtattttacacTGCCTGTCTGGCTATACACGAGCAACGTATCGACGCCGGTCGCCACTGCTGTATCTGTACGAAGTTGAGACCAAGAGAAGAACTTGAAGGACGCAGCTgttgtattatttgttgttgtagTGGTAACCGTCCTGAAAATAGATCTGACACTGAAAGTTCAATTGAGAAGATTTTCAGGAAAGCCATGCTACGCTTCCTTTTGACCACTGCATCAAAAAGCATATCTTTAATTTCATATATCTCATTAGTTGCGTTTTCCTTATGGGGTCTAGTTTACTATAAAGTAGACGTAATTCAGAGAAACGAAGTTCTTTCAAGCTCTTACTTTTATAGCTGGAATGAAAAAATGAGTAGCGTTTATCAAAGGGAATCAATTATACAATTTGTGACCATTCATCCTAGAGGGTATGTGACTGACCGAGTGACAATATCAAAATTAGAGAGGCAGCTACAATCGCAGTCGTTCTTGAATGCTCAACTTCTAATGTCCTGGGGTGATTTGTACGACAATAGTTCGTATGCTAATTATACATCAGAGTTAGCTTTGAGTCTATTGGTCAGAAACAAATTTATTCCTCAAAATATAGAATTTTCTCATGACATACTTTTTGaacgaaataattcaaaaatttctGCATCAAGATTTTATATCAAAACTAAAGATATATCGTCTACATTGTCAGAGATTTCACTTAAAAAAGAGCTCTTTGATTTGGTGGATGCAGTTGATGATTATCAAAAGGACATATATGATGATTTGGATGAACATACTCTGCCTTTTAGTGTAAAAGATAAATTTGTTTCTCTACATTCCCCTGATTTCATCTTTACTGACGCATGGAAACAACCGCTTTGGGAATTTCTAATATTCACGGGTGTGCAACttggactcttactatttctactttttgttttgaaaccaaCTTTGTCCTCCCCCTTTTTCATAGCACTGGCGTATCTCTCCATGGTGTGTTTTCTGTTTGGAATATCACATTTCTTAGGAACTTATTTGACACAAGTTTCTAGCATCATTTACATGCTGGCGGGATGTGTCTTTATCGAAGTTGTTGTACACACATTTTATTCCTATTTTCAAGCTGAAGGAGTCAGCAAAGCGATGCGTGTTAATGCTGTTGTTAGTACGACCACACAGACTTTATTCCATGCAATACTAGGACAGCTTTTAGGTCTTCTGGTATTGTTTGTTGTAAAATCATACGTTTTTGTTACGGTTTTCAGAATCGCTCTTCTCACAACAGCTATTGGCATCATGTTTTCCATTCTTTGGATACCTGTCTTACTCTCTTATTTCGGACCTAGTGGCATTGACGCTAAGTCCGAAATACTTGATAGATACAAGACGAATCAGTCTTCTGTAAGTTTTGGAGatataacaataaataaacagACCGGGGTGGATAACCCCGCCTTTTTACAGAATTAA